One genomic region from Leptospiraceae bacterium encodes:
- the glpK gene encoding glycerol kinase GlpK: protein MTEFIIGIDAGTTGIRTFCFDNKGKVLSMAYEEFTQIFPKPGWVEHDPMEIWVKTERLISQAIEKGKLKQKDAVAIGITNQRETTVLFDKNTGEPVYNAIVWQCRRTTPICEDLKKSGLEKDFRKKTGLVIDAYFSGTKIQWILDHVKGLRKRAEKGEILFGTIDTWLLYKLTGGKSHKTDYTNASRTLIYNIKDLKWDKELLEALKIPESILPEVQSSRSEFGLTNGVKGLIDGIPVTSLVGDQQGALFGQLCTKVGEAKNTYGTGCFLLFNIGDEFQISKNGLVTTLACSGKGKPVYALEGSIFIGGAVVQWLRDSMKFFPNASDSEQIATNVGSSDGVVFVPAFAGLGAPHWDMNARGAIYGLTRDTTPDQIVRAALKSIALQSYELVQAMENDTGKKLKNLKVDGGATSNNFLMQFQADILNTKVLRPDNIDTTVLGAAYLAGLQTGFFSSVDALKKEMVQFKEFEPHMKKAKREEEIKAWNEAIKRTKSF from the coding sequence ATGACTGAATTTATTATTGGGATTGATGCAGGGACAACAGGGATAAGAACTTTTTGCTTTGATAATAAAGGTAAAGTTCTATCCATGGCTTACGAGGAATTTACTCAAATATTTCCCAAGCCGGGTTGGGTAGAACATGACCCTATGGAAATCTGGGTAAAAACGGAAAGGCTCATTTCTCAAGCTATAGAGAAGGGAAAACTTAAACAAAAAGATGCTGTAGCTATTGGAATTACCAATCAGAGAGAGACGACTGTCCTATTTGATAAAAATACAGGAGAGCCTGTTTATAATGCTATTGTCTGGCAATGTAGAAGAACTACTCCTATCTGCGAAGATTTGAAGAAGAGTGGTCTGGAAAAAGATTTTCGTAAAAAAACCGGTCTTGTAATAGATGCCTATTTTAGTGGAACTAAGATTCAATGGATATTGGATCATGTGAAAGGGCTTAGAAAAAGAGCAGAAAAAGGCGAAATACTTTTCGGAACTATCGATACCTGGCTTCTCTACAAGCTTACCGGTGGGAAAAGTCATAAAACCGATTATACAAATGCTTCCCGTACCCTGATTTATAATATCAAAGATTTAAAATGGGATAAAGAACTCTTAGAAGCATTAAAAATACCGGAAAGCATTTTACCGGAAGTCCAGTCCTCTCGCTCAGAATTTGGCTTAACGAACGGGGTTAAAGGTTTAATCGATGGTATCCCTGTTACTTCTCTCGTTGGGGACCAGCAGGGAGCCCTATTTGGACAGTTATGCACAAAAGTTGGAGAAGCCAAAAATACTTACGGAACGGGCTGTTTCCTTCTGTTTAACATAGGAGACGAATTCCAGATTTCTAAAAATGGATTGGTTACCACCCTTGCCTGTTCCGGTAAAGGAAAACCTGTTTATGCACTGGAAGGTTCTATCTTTATTGGTGGTGCGGTGGTTCAATGGTTACGTGATTCCATGAAGTTTTTCCCAAATGCTTCTGACTCAGAGCAGATCGCTACAAATGTAGGTTCTTCGGATGGAGTCGTTTTTGTCCCCGCTTTTGCAGGGCTCGGTGCACCACACTGGGATATGAACGCAAGAGGAGCGATATACGGGCTTACCCGAGATACTACTCCTGACCAGATTGTCCGTGCAGCTTTGAAGTCTATAGCTTTACAATCTTATGAATTAGTTCAGGCCATGGAAAATGATACAGGTAAAAAACTGAAAAACCTCAAGGTTGATGGAGGAGCCACCAGCAATAACTTCCTGATGCAATTCCAGGCGGATATATTGAATACAAAAGTTTTACGCCCGGATAATATTGATACTACTGTATTAGGTGCTGCTTATCTTGCAGGTTTACAAACAGGATTTTTTAGTTCTGTTGACGCTTTAAAAAAAGAAATGGTACAATTTAAAGAATTTGAACCTCATATGAAAAAAGCTAAGCGGGAAGAAGAAATAAAAGCCTGGAATGAAGCCATCAAAAGAACTAAATCTTTTTGA
- a CDS encoding MBL fold metallo-hydrolase: MKVKFWGVRGSIAAPLTATAIKKKIKRILSLAKPSDIQSETSIDRFLESLSFSTRSTFGANTTCVELRDKDENVIIIDGGTGLRELGNSLLGKGFLEGKGFAHWLFTHSHWDHIQGVPFFVPLYIPGNHFEFFTCVPGMEDRLRYQQNEKHFPVPYEGFNATRNFTYMQEGQLYKLGENITVASKAVRHPGGSFSYKFIEEGKSFIFCSDAEFNIDEMENIESYIEYFQDADVLVFDTQYTFEESLNKIDWGHSSASIATDIALKAGVKKLVMFHHDPSYDDEKLDTVYLRALNYKHMFDRNNELEIIMAYEGLVLDI, translated from the coding sequence ATGAAAGTAAAGTTTTGGGGAGTAAGGGGCTCTATTGCAGCTCCTCTTACAGCTACAGCTATTAAAAAGAAAATTAAGCGTATACTTTCACTGGCTAAACCCTCTGATATTCAGAGTGAGACTTCTATCGACCGCTTTTTAGAGTCTTTATCTTTTTCTACTCGAAGTACTTTTGGTGCAAATACAACTTGTGTAGAACTACGGGATAAAGATGAAAATGTGATCATTATCGATGGTGGGACAGGCCTTAGAGAGTTAGGAAATTCTCTTTTAGGAAAGGGTTTTTTGGAAGGGAAAGGTTTTGCACACTGGTTATTTACACATTCCCACTGGGACCATATACAGGGAGTTCCTTTTTTTGTTCCACTCTACATTCCGGGTAATCATTTTGAATTTTTTACCTGTGTTCCCGGCATGGAAGATAGGCTTAGATACCAGCAAAACGAAAAACATTTCCCGGTACCTTACGAAGGATTTAATGCTACCCGAAATTTCACTTATATGCAGGAAGGGCAGTTGTATAAATTGGGTGAAAATATTACTGTCGCTTCGAAAGCGGTTCGTCACCCCGGAGGAAGCTTTTCCTATAAATTTATAGAAGAAGGTAAATCCTTCATTTTTTGCTCCGATGCGGAGTTCAATATTGATGAAATGGAAAACATTGAATCCTATATAGAATATTTCCAGGATGCAGATGTCCTTGTTTTTGACACCCAGTATACATTTGAAGAATCTTTGAATAAAATTGACTGGGGACATAGCTCAGCTTCTATTGCTACGGATATCGCCTTAAAAGCCGGTGTAAAAAAACTTGTTATGTTTCACCATGATCCCTCCTACGATGATGAAAAATTAGATACTGTTTATTTAAGAGCCCTGAACTACAAGCATATGTTTGATAGAAATAACGAACTCGAAATCATTATGGCCTACGAGGGCCTGGTTCTGGATATTTAA
- a CDS encoding STAS domain-containing protein → MGNMLDTRVEIQDSVCTIHLKGNISLKNAIQLKEMITKLADEGHKEIILDLGENVYIDSSGIGSLFNSQKYLADNGGVLKIKNISHEIMTILKIANLDKHLNII, encoded by the coding sequence ATGGGGAACATGTTAGATACTAGAGTAGAAATTCAGGATTCAGTCTGCACAATACATTTGAAAGGTAATATTAGCCTAAAAAATGCGATTCAGCTTAAAGAAATGATAACAAAGTTAGCTGATGAAGGGCATAAGGAAATCATTCTTGATCTGGGTGAAAATGTCTATATTGACTCTTCAGGAATCGGCTCTCTTTTTAATTCTCAAAAATACCTCGCAGATAATGGTGGTGTTTTAAAAATCAAAAACATAAGCCATGAAATCATGACCATCTTAAAAATTGCAAATCTCGATAAACATCTGAATATTATCTAA
- a CDS encoding flagellin, whose translation MIINHNLSAINTHRTLKFQNDEVSKNMSVLSSGMRINKAGDDASGLAVSEKMRSQIRGLRQAERNAEDGISMIQTTEGYLNETGDILQRMRVLAVQAANGIYTPEDRQMIQVEVSQLIDEIDRIASQAEFNKMALLQGHFARGSQLSSMWFHVGANQHQRERVYISTMTTAALSLKRADGTMLTLSTAESANEAIATLDDALYKVNKQRANLGAYQNRLEHATKGLMVAYENIQASESRIRDADMAEESVSFTKNQILVQSGTAMLAQANVRPQSVLQLLR comes from the coding sequence ATGATCATTAATCACAACCTATCCGCGATCAACACACATAGAACACTGAAATTCCAAAACGACGAAGTTTCTAAAAACATGTCCGTTCTTTCTTCCGGTATGAGAATCAACAAAGCTGGTGACGATGCTTCCGGTCTTGCTGTATCTGAAAAAATGAGAAGCCAGATCAGAGGTCTAAGACAGGCTGAGAGAAACGCTGAAGATGGAATTTCCATGATCCAAACTACTGAAGGATACCTGAATGAAACAGGCGATATTCTGCAAAGAATGAGAGTTCTGGCTGTTCAGGCTGCTAACGGTATTTACACTCCTGAAGACAGACAAATGATTCAAGTTGAAGTTTCTCAGTTAATCGATGAAATCGACAGAATCGCTTCTCAGGCAGAATTTAACAAAATGGCTCTTCTTCAAGGTCACTTTGCCAGAGGATCTCAACTTTCTTCTATGTGGTTCCATGTTGGTGCAAACCAGCATCAGAGAGAAAGAGTTTACATCTCTACTATGACTACAGCAGCCCTGAGTCTAAAAAGAGCAGATGGAACAATGCTTACTCTCTCTACTGCAGAATCAGCAAACGAAGCTATTGCTACTCTGGATGACGCTCTTTACAAAGTTAACAAACAAAGAGCTAACCTTGGTGCATACCAAAACAGACTTGAGCATGCTACAAAAGGCTTAATGGTTGCTTATGAAAACATTCAGGCTTCTGAATCCAGGATCAGGGACGCTGATATGGCTGAAGAATCTGTATCTTTCACTAAAAACCAGATCCTTGTTCAATCTGGAACTGCTATGCTTGCCCAGGCTAACGTAAGACCTCAATCTGTTCTTCAACTTCTCAGATAA
- a CDS encoding response regulator has protein sequence MHYFFKSIWSIRLLSLLLFVFCFFGSEFVFKLQSEADQEKIQKEIFYTASEFRVKIETELNSQIHLTSGLISYILASKGVVNKELINEMLEVIYKQGKYVRNIGLAPNNIIRYLYPLRGNEKALGLNYEKQADQWPDIEDMIRLRQARIIGPIHLIQGGRAFIYRIPVFLKDSTYWGILSIVINYDILKFEELKKKVNNKANLGLMVNGKIMYGKHEFFRNESIILPLQLSNIQLLFAFQLKEEWKKPSFFSKILRLVGIIISFALTILFFLLSKENIARKESELKAEKANKAKSEFLANMSHEIRTPINAILGFSQIISKDNFSSEQLEYIHKIQIASSTLLQLVNDILDISKIEEAKMQLNKEKVSIYTIIYEVSVLNETKARNKKLSFSMSFDDEIRLYFFLIDSLRLKQVLLNIVGNAIKFTERGEVRIIVKFQKLDEKSCILNFFVSDSGIGIEQKQQEKLFQAFVQAENSTTKKYGGTGLGLVISKKLVNMMGGDIVVDSIQGIGSTFSFYIPTEFYIQESNSMIVKNEKVKLLENCKEQNILLVEDNEINQLIAKKILLSMGFNVSLASNGEEAIQELNENINLVLMDIQMPVMDGIEATKQIRKLDKYINLPIIALTANVTQDSIQECLLAGMNSHIFKPFTKEELLEVISSYICK, from the coding sequence ATGCATTATTTCTTTAAATCTATCTGGAGTATACGGCTTCTAAGCCTACTCTTATTTGTTTTCTGTTTTTTTGGATCCGAATTTGTATTTAAGTTACAATCAGAAGCTGATCAGGAAAAAATTCAAAAAGAAATATTTTATACAGCTTCCGAATTTCGTGTAAAAATCGAAACAGAATTAAACTCTCAAATACATCTTACCTCAGGTCTCATAAGCTATATTCTTGCAAGTAAGGGGGTTGTAAATAAAGAGTTAATTAATGAAATGCTGGAGGTTATTTATAAGCAGGGTAAATATGTACGCAACATCGGTCTTGCACCTAATAATATCATTCGATACTTATACCCTTTGCGAGGAAATGAAAAAGCCCTGGGCTTAAACTATGAAAAACAAGCTGATCAATGGCCCGATATAGAAGATATGATTCGTCTACGACAGGCTAGGATTATAGGTCCCATACATTTGATTCAAGGAGGACGGGCTTTCATTTATAGAATTCCGGTTTTCTTAAAAGATAGTACTTATTGGGGAATTCTTAGTATTGTAATAAATTATGATATTCTAAAATTTGAAGAGTTAAAGAAAAAGGTGAATAACAAAGCTAATCTGGGACTTATGGTAAACGGAAAGATTATGTACGGTAAGCATGAATTTTTTCGAAATGAAAGCATTATATTACCCTTACAGCTTTCTAATATACAACTCTTATTTGCTTTTCAATTAAAAGAGGAATGGAAAAAACCTTCTTTTTTTTCGAAGATACTGAGACTTGTTGGAATAATAATAAGTTTTGCTTTGACTATTTTATTCTTCTTACTGAGCAAAGAAAACATTGCTCGTAAAGAATCCGAATTAAAGGCAGAAAAAGCCAATAAAGCAAAAAGTGAATTTTTAGCCAATATGAGTCATGAAATAAGAACCCCAATTAATGCAATCTTAGGTTTTTCTCAAATTATTTCAAAAGATAATTTTTCTTCTGAACAGTTAGAATACATTCATAAAATTCAAATAGCCAGTTCTACCTTACTACAACTTGTGAATGATATATTAGATATATCAAAAATAGAAGAAGCTAAAATGCAACTTAATAAAGAAAAGGTATCAATTTACACAATTATATATGAGGTAAGTGTTTTAAATGAAACGAAGGCAAGGAATAAAAAACTTTCTTTTTCTATGTCTTTCGATGATGAGATTCGTTTATACTTCTTCCTGATTGATTCCTTACGATTAAAGCAAGTCCTATTGAATATAGTAGGGAATGCAATTAAATTTACAGAAAGAGGAGAAGTTAGAATTATTGTAAAATTTCAAAAGCTGGATGAGAAAAGTTGCATACTTAATTTTTTTGTAAGTGATAGTGGTATCGGAATAGAACAAAAGCAACAGGAGAAACTATTTCAAGCCTTTGTGCAGGCAGAGAACTCGACTACAAAAAAATATGGTGGAACCGGACTCGGGCTTGTAATTTCAAAAAAATTAGTAAATATGATGGGAGGAGATATCGTAGTGGATAGTATTCAGGGAATAGGGAGTACCTTTTCATTTTACATTCCCACAGAGTTTTATATCCAGGAAAGTAATTCGATGATCGTAAAAAACGAAAAAGTTAAATTACTTGAAAATTGTAAAGAGCAGAATATTTTATTAGTAGAAGATAATGAAATTAATCAATTAATAGCCAAGAAAATTCTTTTATCTATGGGTTTTAATGTAAGCCTGGCTTCTAATGGTGAGGAGGCCATTCAGGAATTAAATGAGAATATAAATTTAGTTCTAATGGATATACAAATGCCGGTTATGGATGGTATCGAAGCAACAAAACAGATTCGGAAATTAGATAAATATATAAATTTACCTATTATAGCTTTAACAGCCAATGTTACCCAGGATAGCATTCAGGAATGTCTCCTGGCCGGAATGAATTCTCATATATTCAAACCTTTTACAAAAGAAGAACTACTGGAAGTTATATCTTCATATATCTGCAAATAA
- the plsY gene encoding glycerol-3-phosphate 1-O-acyltransferase PlsY, with translation MFYIALAISFLLGAIPFAYLIPKLKGIDIRKVGSKNPGATNVRRVLGWKFGMLVLILDILKGMLAIYYITYYCPEKTIDLTSAQLLAGFLSIIGHTYSPFLKFRGGKGAATSLGVFLYLIPVPTLLAIFTFILSLKLFNFVSLSTIIASLSLLVWYFFLYYTSFLRGYSNIMLSVIIVILLLIIIRHRTNIRRLLDGTELKYRDKNKDK, from the coding sequence ATGTTTTACATAGCTCTGGCTATATCTTTCCTGCTCGGAGCTATTCCTTTTGCCTACCTTATCCCTAAACTCAAAGGAATTGATATACGAAAAGTAGGAAGTAAAAATCCGGGTGCAACGAATGTACGAAGAGTTCTGGGATGGAAATTCGGCATGTTAGTTCTTATTCTGGATATATTGAAGGGTATGCTCGCTATTTACTATATAACTTATTACTGTCCTGAAAAAACTATCGATCTTACATCGGCACAACTTTTAGCAGGCTTCCTATCTATTATTGGGCATACTTATAGTCCATTTTTAAAATTTAGAGGAGGAAAAGGAGCAGCGACTTCCCTCGGTGTATTTCTTTATTTAATTCCTGTCCCTACTCTATTGGCTATTTTTACTTTTATCTTATCCTTAAAACTTTTTAATTTTGTGTCTCTTTCTACAATCATAGCTTCGCTCTCCCTACTCGTCTGGTATTTCTTTTTGTATTATACTTCTTTCTTGCGCGGATATTCAAATATAATGCTATCGGTAATTATAGTTATTTTACTTTTAATCATTATTCGGCATAGAACGAATATTCGAAGATTGTTAGATGGAACTGAATTGAAATATAGAGATAAAAACAAAGATAAATAA
- the der gene encoding ribosome biogenesis GTPase Der, which produces MNAVPKVTIVGRQNVGKSSLFNLLSKTKLAITHDYPGVTRDILETTIKRKEFQTQFVLCDSPGLDLEKTDELSTNIIRRAEEQLNSSDLIVFVLDKTEVTEYDYKLAELFMRDKNFQKKDIIYCVNKADKEEDDLDLELFYRIGLPEILPISVKGRRNIKLLIEKMNFFLTSRTGNAEKNIDYSISIIGKPNSGKSSLLNALSGQERAVVSNVPGTTRDSINFILTHKEKVIEIIDTAGIRKQSKVSKDKIEFLSFNRTIKTIESSNIVVHMIDAEKGVGEFDKKIFGLIREKKKPLLLVINKWDLIQEKDSNTFEKYKKHIISRFFALKEVPIISISATQRQRIFRVLNECDEIHRKLSFKVSTSKLNQDIQKWMSENKMIGIMKRAPKLYYSTQVSTSPFKVLCFVNDESLFKKPVLTYLKKRILEEYDLKGFDVEIEIRPHRKKR; this is translated from the coding sequence TTGAACGCTGTACCTAAAGTAACGATTGTGGGAAGACAAAATGTTGGAAAGTCTTCTTTATTTAACCTCCTGAGTAAAACCAAGCTTGCTATTACCCATGACTATCCCGGTGTAACCAGAGATATATTAGAAACTACTATTAAACGAAAAGAATTTCAGACACAATTCGTTCTCTGTGACTCCCCCGGTCTGGATCTGGAAAAAACCGATGAGCTCAGTACAAACATTATTCGTCGAGCAGAAGAACAACTAAACAGCTCTGATTTGATTGTCTTCGTTTTAGATAAAACAGAAGTAACTGAGTATGATTACAAGCTTGCCGAATTATTTATGAGGGATAAGAACTTTCAAAAGAAAGACATTATTTACTGTGTAAACAAAGCGGATAAGGAAGAAGATGATCTGGATCTTGAACTATTTTATCGCATCGGTCTTCCGGAAATTCTACCGATTTCTGTAAAAGGTAGAAGGAATATCAAGCTTCTTATTGAGAAGATGAATTTCTTTTTAACCTCTCGCACAGGAAATGCAGAAAAGAATATAGACTATAGTATTAGTATCATTGGCAAACCTAATTCGGGTAAGTCCAGTTTATTAAACGCCCTTTCAGGTCAGGAAAGAGCAGTGGTGAGTAATGTTCCCGGCACCACAAGAGATTCAATTAATTTTATCCTGACTCACAAAGAGAAAGTAATCGAAATTATTGATACTGCCGGAATTCGTAAACAGAGCAAGGTTTCCAAAGATAAAATTGAGTTTTTATCCTTTAACCGAACTATTAAAACTATCGAGTCTTCTAATATAGTAGTTCACATGATAGACGCAGAAAAAGGTGTAGGAGAATTTGATAAAAAAATCTTCGGTCTCATTCGAGAAAAGAAAAAGCCCCTACTCCTTGTCATTAATAAATGGGATCTGATACAGGAGAAAGACAGTAATACTTTTGAGAAATACAAGAAACACATCATTTCTCGATTTTTTGCCTTAAAAGAAGTTCCAATAATCAGTATCAGTGCAACTCAGAGGCAGAGAATATTCAGGGTCTTAAATGAATGTGATGAAATACATCGTAAATTAAGTTTCAAAGTAAGTACTTCTAAGTTAAACCAGGATATACAAAAGTGGATGAGTGAAAATAAGATGATAGGGATCATGAAGCGAGCCCCTAAACTCTATTACAGTACACAGGTATCCACCAGTCCTTTCAAGGTACTATGTTTTGTAAACGATGAAAGCCTATTCAAAAAACCCGTATTAACTTATCTAAAAAAGAGAATATTAGAAGAATACGATTTAAAAGGCTTCGATGTAGAAATAGAAATTCGTCCCCACAGGAAAAAAAGATAA
- the smpB gene encoding SsrA-binding protein: MGKKNKKEDNSGLVAVNKKAGFNFELLEFLEAGIVLTGSEVKSCREKKANLTDAFAKIKGGEIFLESFHITPYVNGGYANHPELRARKLLLHRKEIDKLERKVKEKGLVVVATKAYFKEGKFVKIQIALAKPKKQYDKRDDLQKRDSQREIDRALKNRSRF; this comes from the coding sequence ATGGGAAAGAAGAATAAAAAAGAGGATAACTCCGGTCTGGTTGCAGTAAATAAGAAAGCCGGTTTTAACTTTGAACTGTTGGAGTTCTTAGAGGCCGGTATTGTACTCACAGGTTCCGAGGTTAAAAGCTGTCGAGAAAAAAAGGCGAACCTTACCGATGCCTTTGCTAAAATAAAGGGAGGGGAAATCTTTTTGGAAAGTTTTCACATTACTCCCTATGTTAACGGTGGCTATGCCAATCATCCGGAATTAAGAGCCCGTAAGCTACTTTTACATAGAAAAGAAATCGATAAGTTAGAGCGTAAAGTAAAAGAAAAAGGTCTGGTGGTTGTGGCAACAAAAGCCTATTTCAAAGAAGGTAAATTTGTTAAAATCCAGATTGCTCTTGCAAAACCGAAAAAACAATACGATAAGCGCGATGATCTACAAAAGCGTGATTCCCAGAGAGAAATCGATAGGGCATTAAAGAATAGGAGTCGGTTTTGA